In the genome of Polyangia bacterium, the window GGCGCTGGCAGCGGCGGATCCGCGTTATGCCAGGGACGTCAAAGCCCAGCGGCGCGCCGAGGCCGAGCACGCCTCGTTCGCCGAGGTGGAGAAGCGCCTGGCCTGCGAGGGGCTTTTGGATCTGGGCAAGCACAAGGCCGGGCACTACGACAGCGTGATGCGGCTGGCGATGTTCGATTTTCAGCAGAAGCACACGGTGATCGATCAGGCGGACATCAAGCGATCGACGCTGGAGGCGCTGTCCCGCCCGCTGCTGGTCAATGACTATGCGGCCCTGCGCCGGGTGCTGGGCGAGCGCGCGGCGCACGCTGGCGCGATCATCGAAGACGGATCGTCGTCGACGGCTGGCAATGCGCCGGCCACGTACCTGGGCGCGGACGGCGCCCGCCACGCGGTGCCGGATCTGGTCAACCAGGCCACCGATTCGCTGATGGCACGACTGGGATTGGCCACGCCGGAGGACGCCCTCGACTTCTTTCGCCGGCATCCGGCGGCGGATTTTCGCTGGCTGCGCGCGGTGGCGCGTTTTCCGCCGCTGCCCGAGTACTACGGCGCCGAGATGAACCTGTCGGCCGAAATAGACCGCGGCGATATCTGGTACGACTTTCCGTTCAACGACGCGGGCGTGCGTCAGCCGCAACCGCGCGAGCGTTTTCCTTCCTTCACGTTGTACGTCAAATGGCGCGGCGAGCGCGTGCCGTTGGTCCACTGGCGCACCACCATCGGCGGCTGGCGATCGGAGCTCGGCTCTGACGGGCAGGAGTATTACCGGTACAAAGATTCGGACGTCGGCCCGCGGGTGTGGCGGCACATCGTGGCGGCGCCGGTGTGGATCCCGCCGCCGTCGTCGCCTGTCGGATCGATGGTGAAAGAGAAGAAGGTGAACGGCGCCTTCGTGAAAGTGACCAACTACGACGAGACCGGGCCCGGTTATCTGTCGGCGTACGGCCTGGCGGCGGCCATTCACGAGCAGATGCACAAAGGCCCGGACGGCGTCACCTATTTCGACAACGGCATCCGCACGCACGGCTCGTTCGATTACATGTCGCTGCGCGGGCGCTTTTCGCACGGCTGCCATCGTCTCTACAACAACCTGGCGGTGCGGCTGTTCTCGTTCGTGCTCAAGCACCGGCGGGTGCGCACGCTGGGGCCGATCGCTCTCGGTTTTCGGCGGACATTTTTCTGGAAAGGGGAGGCGTTCGAGATGCGCTTGCCCAGCCGCGGTTTCTATTTCGAGCTGACGCCGCCGCTGCCGATTGAGACGCTGGAAGGGCGGGTGAGAGGCCAGCAGCCCAAACCGCTGACCGGTTACCTGCGCAAGCCCGGCGTGAAGTATGCCGGCGCGGCGCCGCCCGCGGTTTCCAATTCACCCGAGAGCAAGGCGGCGGGCGGCGGGGAGGCGCCGTGAAGGCGACATTTCGCCGGCCTTTGGGCCGGTTTTTGTCGATCGCCGCGCTGGCCGTGGTGGGCGCCGCCTGCCAGCGCGCGGCGCCACCGACGACGAATCGATCATTGGCAGCGGCGCCGCCACCTCCGGTGCCGATCAGCGCGCCACCCACGCCGGCCGCGCCTGCTACGGAAACTGATTCGCCGCTGGTCGCCGAGCCGAGCGATCGCGATCCGCGTTCGCAGACAGTGACGATCAAGGTGTTGGTCGACGCCAAACGAAAAGCGCACGTTTTTTGGGGACGCAAAGATCTCGGCGAGGCGCCGCTCGAGTTGCAGCGCCCGCGCGACAGCGGCCCGATGGACCTGGTGGTCAGCGCGCCGGGGTTTCTGCCGCTGCACACGCGGGTTTTCACCGACCGCGACGACAAGCTGTTTTTGCGGCTTTTTTCCCTGGAAGAGGCGCCGCAGATGCTGGGATACGCGTCGGCCGCCGCCGCCGATCGCGCCCTCGATCGCGATCATCCGCAACGTCGATCACCCTGAACGCGGCGCAAAATCCAGCCTTTTTCTCGGTGGCGGCGCACGCTCTCGTCGAGAAACCCGTCGTTTTTGCTTCCAAGT includes:
- a CDS encoding L,D-transpeptidase, whose protein sequence is MNRFRPGAAGVGAVFALFLGVSSACRRADDRRPAGGPPAAATPAKTPAAKVGAPTASYFPPLPAASDADLLPPAAGLPIDRRAVQVVAGKERIVDAGQAAAAGLTVVDLSDGWAPAVFADGTAPDGSLLPNRYRAVFTGLAANRTDGDGQPLAPGEKNYLELYGIPPTLSVLRERFLADADRTCDPTFNLGALLAVDAIETWGATTEQKELNKQHFRAQRLETARAQADAESLEALAAADPRYARDVKAQRRAEAEHASFAEVEKRLACEGLLDLGKHKAGHYDSVMRLAMFDFQQKHTVIDQADIKRSTLEALSRPLLVNDYAALRRVLGERAAHAGAIIEDGSSSTAGNAPATYLGADGARHAVPDLVNQATDSLMARLGLATPEDALDFFRRHPAADFRWLRAVARFPPLPEYYGAEMNLSAEIDRGDIWYDFPFNDAGVRQPQPRERFPSFTLYVKWRGERVPLVHWRTTIGGWRSELGSDGQEYYRYKDSDVGPRVWRHIVAAPVWIPPPSSPVGSMVKEKKVNGAFVKVTNYDETGPGYLSAYGLAAAIHEQMHKGPDGVTYFDNGIRTHGSFDYMSLRGRFSHGCHRLYNNLAVRLFSFVLKHRRVRTLGPIALGFRRTFFWKGEAFEMRLPSRGFYFELTPPLPIETLEGRVRGQQPKPLTGYLRKPGVKYAGAAPPAVSNSPESKAAGGGEAP